In Thamnophis elegans isolate rThaEle1 chromosome 4, rThaEle1.pri, whole genome shotgun sequence, the following proteins share a genomic window:
- the LOC116507154 gene encoding LOW QUALITY PROTEIN: AT-rich interactive domain-containing protein 1B-like (The sequence of the model RefSeq protein was modified relative to this genomic sequence to represent the inferred CDS: inserted 1 base in 1 codon) produces the protein MAAQVAAAPMSASKKSKVKTQSLTGNLSQDLNSGFPAAGTVGAAGHGSLLGVVDGTSGSRLNNVDHHLLHQDNEVNMASNATSTAAVPNNATSSGRSSSSELVLKDPGSASGLSSSSFLMETGLLPNHKLQSVGGDAPATAPSHHPSAQHQHPAHLRAQHPHVHYHHHHHHHAVQHQQLNQFQPQPPPQHHPMQNXQQRRRRRQQQQQRRRRCSAQQRRHGTAAAAAAATWRKRSWLGGTGRAPKPAAASAPAESRRGRGRGDAAAGQNGRAAPQQSLRPP, from the exons ATGGCCGCGCAAGTAGCAGCGGCTCCGATGAGTGCGAGCAAGAAGAGCAAGGTCAAAACCCAGAGTTTGACGGGTAACTTAAGCCAGGATCTTAACTCTGGGTTTCCCGCGGCTGGCACCGTGGGAGCTGCTGGACATGGCTCCCTCCTGGGGGTCGTAGATGGGACGAGCGGCAGCCGATTGAATAATGTAGATCACCATCTTCTCCACCAAGATAATGAAGTGAACATGGCCAGTAATGCAACTTCTACCGCCGCGGTTCCTAACAACGCTACCAGCAGCGGCCGCAGCTCTTCCTCGGAACTGGTTCTGAAAGACCCTGGAAGCGCGTCGGGCttatcttcctcttcttttcttatgGAGACAGGGCTGCTTCCTAATCATAAGTTGCAAAGCGTTGGAGGCGATGCCCCAGCCACCGCACCTTCACACCACCCCTCTGCCCAGCACCAGCACCCAGCTCACCTCCGTGCCCAGCATCCCCACgttcactaccaccaccaccaccaccaccacgcagTTCAACACCAACAGCTAAATCAATTCCAGCCACAGCCGCCGCCTCAGCACCATCCGATGCAGA AACAacaacggcggcggcggcggcagcagcaacaacaacggCGGCGGCGCTGCTCAGCCCAGCAGCGCAGACAtggaacagcagcagcagcagcagcagcaacatggAGGAAAAGATCGTGGCTTGGGGGGACAGGCCGAGCCCCAAAGCCAGCCGCAGCCTCAGCCCCTGCTGAATCAAGGCGGGGACGGGGAAGAGGCGACGCCGCCGCCGGACAAAATGGGCGAGCAGCACCTCAACAGTCGCTACGACCACCCTAG